TCACGCTGGTGCAGTTCACGATCGCAGCACCCTCGCCCAGATGCGGCAGCGCGGCCTGGACCATGTGGAACATGCCGAAGATGTTCGTCTGGAACGTACGGAGCAGCTGCTCCTCCGTGATGTCGCGAATATCCTCATCGGGATGCTGTTCGCCGGCATTGTTGACCAGCACGTCGAGCCGGCCGAACGCCTCGATCGTCTGCGCGACCGCGCGTTCGCACATCTTGCGGCTGCCGACGTCGGCACGGATGGCAAGGCCGCGGCGCCCCTCGCCTTCGATGATCCGCACCGTATCCTCGGCGTCGTCACTTTCGAGCAGATAGACGATCGCGACGTCGGCGCCTTCGCGGGCATAGAGCGCGGCGACTGCACGGCCGATGCCGCTGTCGCCGCCGGTAACGATCGCGACCTTGCCTGCCAGACGCCCGGAGCCGGGGTAGCGCGGCTGCCATTCCGGCTTGGGCTCGAGCTGGCGCTCGTGGCCGGGCAGCGCGTCTTCATGAACCATTTCGGCGGTGTCGGTGGCAGCGGTCATCACGGGTCTCCTGCAGGCGTGCCGGCTCAGCGGCCCGGCGGCGTGGGAGTTCCCGAAGGTTTTGCGGTAGATTACATGTTTCTCGGAGCAATGGTCACGGCGTATTTCGCGAAACCCGGCTGGCAGGCGCGCCGTCCGCTAAGGCGAAGGCGGCGCGCCGATGGGGTCGGGTCCGCATCCGGATCACGCCAGGAAGCCCGGACCCGGATGGCTGCTGCCAACGACGAGCAGAACGGTGGCAGCGAACGAGATGGCACTGATGGCGAGCGAGCGAAGCATGATGAAAATCCTTTTGTCTGATCTGATGTTGGTCGGACGGCGCGTTAGGCGATCGTCACGTGCGGGGCCGATGCGATCACCAGCATTGCGGTGAACAGGAGCGAGCCGAGAAGGGCGACGGTCGAGCGCTGGAGACTTTCGATGCGATAGGTCATGTCCCTGATCCTTGTCTTGTGTAGCGCCGGACGATCCGACGCTGATGCAAGGACAGTTGCAGGGGCCGTGCCAAATTCGTAAGTCATTGAGATTGCTAGAGCGACAAATCTCGTCGGCGGATTTTGCTGATTTTCTTGGGTGATTTTCGCCGTAGTTTGGCAATTTCTACCGCTGCCACGTCGGGCAAGGACGAGACAGACGTTTTGTGACGCGATCACCAGATCGCCCGGCACCGGCGATGGAGGTTATTCACCCGATCCGAACGCAGTTTCGGCCGTCGTTCTTTGCGACATAGAGGAGGCGATCGGCGCGCTGGAAGACGGTGCGCGCCGTGTCGCCACGAACGGCTTCGGCGATACCGGCCGACAGCG
The nucleotide sequence above comes from Roseomonas aeriglobus. Encoded proteins:
- a CDS encoding SDR family oxidoreductase codes for the protein MVHEDALPGHERQLEPKPEWQPRYPGSGRLAGKVAIVTGGDSGIGRAVAALYAREGADVAIVYLLESDDAEDTVRIIEGEGRRGLAIRADVGSRKMCERAVAQTIEAFGRLDVLVNNAGEQHPDEDIRDITEEQLLRTFQTNIFGMFHMVQAALPHLGEGAAIVNCTSVTMYQGAKDLLDYSSTKGAITAFTRSLSENLVGKGIRVNAVAPGPIWTPLNPFGGATPEKLATFGQNTPMGRPGQPNEVAPAFLFLACEDSSYMSGQVLHPNGGTIVNG